A genomic segment from uncultured Marinifilum sp. encodes:
- a CDS encoding phosphopentomutase, with protein sequence MIPKIKRATIVVLDSAGVGYLPDAEEFGDVGSNTFGNIAKHCGGMNLPNMQKLGLGNITQIEGVAPNTNVNGAYGKAAEASKGKDTTTGHWEIAGVKLEKAFPTYTNGFSDETIRLFEERTGRKVMANKPASGTAILDEYGEEQMKTGNWIVYTSADPVFQIAAHEEVIPLEELYKACEIALEICSEHEPVARVIARPYLGSGKGNFSRTPNRHDYSVTPPAPTVLDRLKENGLDVIGVGKTKDIFAGQGITDSRGTNKDNVDGIEKTLTALKEDSKGLIFTNLVDFDMVYGHRRNPEGYKAALEEFDRYLPQIQENLNDDEILILTADHGCDPTYKGTDHTREYIPVMVYGKNIKQNVNIGTRTSFTDIAATVEELLLGNKVKGSFASDLYN encoded by the coding sequence ATGATTCCAAAAATTAAGCGTGCTACCATTGTAGTATTAGATAGCGCAGGTGTTGGTTATTTACCTGATGCAGAAGAATTTGGCGATGTAGGCTCAAATACCTTCGGAAATATCGCAAAACATTGCGGAGGAATGAACTTACCAAACATGCAAAAACTAGGATTGGGTAACATTACCCAAATAGAAGGTGTTGCTCCAAATACAAATGTTAATGGAGCTTATGGTAAAGCTGCCGAAGCATCGAAAGGTAAGGATACAACAACCGGACACTGGGAAATTGCCGGTGTAAAACTTGAAAAAGCATTTCCTACCTATACCAATGGCTTCTCGGATGAAACAATTCGTTTGTTCGAGGAAAGAACCGGTAGAAAAGTAATGGCCAACAAACCTGCTTCGGGAACTGCTATTCTTGATGAATATGGCGAAGAACAAATGAAAACAGGCAATTGGATTGTGTATACATCGGCCGATCCTGTATTCCAAATTGCTGCTCACGAAGAAGTAATTCCTTTAGAGGAATTGTATAAAGCTTGTGAAATTGCTTTGGAAATTTGTTCTGAACATGAACCTGTTGCCCGTGTAATAGCTCGTCCGTATTTAGGAAGCGGAAAAGGAAACTTCTCTCGAACTCCAAATCGTCACGATTACTCAGTTACTCCTCCTGCTCCTACGGTTTTAGACCGGTTAAAAGAAAATGGCTTAGACGTAATTGGTGTTGGTAAAACCAAAGATATTTTTGCAGGACAAGGAATTACCGACTCAAGAGGCACAAATAAAGACAATGTTGATGGAATTGAAAAAACATTAACTGCTTTAAAAGAAGATTCAAAAGGTTTAATATTTACCAATTTGGTCGATTTTGATATGGTTTACGGTCATCGCAGAAATCCTGAAGGATATAAAGCTGCATTAGAAGAATTTGATCGATACTTACCTCAAATTCAGGAAAATTTAAATGATGATGAAATCTTAATCCTTACTGCCGACCACGGATGCGATCCAACCTATAAAGGAACCGATCATACCCGCGAATACATACCCGTAATGGTTTATGGTAAAAATATCAAGCAAAATGTAAACATAGGAACAAGAACTTCCTTTACTGATATTGCTGCAACAGTTGAAGAATTGTTGTTAGGAAATAAAGTAAAAGGTAGTTTTGCTAGCGATCTTTATAACTAA
- a CDS encoding ATP-binding cassette domain-containing protein, which produces MISVSNLSIQFGKKPLFQDVNIKFTPGNCYGVIGANGAGKSTFLKILSGDLDSTTGKVMMEPGERMAVLKQDHFEFDEHTVLDTVIMGHAELWAIMQEKNEIYAKTDFSEADGIKASELEEKFAEMDGWNAESDAAELLSGLGIKEAIHYKSMKDLSGKEKVRVLLAQALFGNPDNLLLDEPTNDLDLETVMWLENYLSNFNNTVIVVSHDRHFLDSVCTDIVDIDFGKIKMFSGNYTFWYESSQLAARQQAQQNKKAEEKKKELQEFIARFSANVAKSKQTTSRKKMIDKLNIEDIQPSTRRYPGIIFQQEREAGDKIFSCMGLSKSADGDLLFKDVEFTIEKGEKVIFLSKDPRAMTSLFDIIYGEDKADSGSYEWGVTITPAYLPLDNSNFFQEPITLIDWLAQYSKDTSEVYLRGYLGKMLFSGEDIYKKANVLSGGEKVRCMVSRMMLKDANLLILDTPTNHLDLESIQSFNNSLINFGGTVLMSSHDHEFIQTVSTRIIELTPNGIIDKLMAYDEYIHSEKIKEQREKMYKL; this is translated from the coding sequence ATGATATCGGTTTCAAACTTATCAATTCAATTCGGAAAAAAACCTCTTTTCCAGGATGTAAATATTAAATTCACCCCAGGTAACTGTTATGGTGTTATTGGTGCTAATGGTGCTGGTAAATCTACTTTCCTGAAAATTTTATCAGGCGATCTTGACTCAACCACTGGTAAAGTTATGATGGAACCTGGTGAGCGTATGGCTGTCTTAAAACAGGATCACTTCGAGTTTGATGAGCATACTGTTTTAGATACTGTTATAATGGGTCACGCAGAATTGTGGGCAATTATGCAGGAAAAAAATGAGATTTATGCTAAAACAGATTTTTCAGAAGCTGATGGTATTAAAGCATCGGAATTGGAAGAGAAATTTGCCGAAATGGACGGTTGGAATGCCGAAAGTGATGCTGCCGAACTATTAAGTGGTTTAGGTATTAAAGAGGCAATTCACTATAAATCAATGAAAGATTTAAGTGGTAAGGAAAAAGTACGTGTCTTACTTGCTCAGGCATTGTTTGGTAATCCTGACAACCTACTTCTCGATGAGCCTACCAATGATCTTGACCTTGAAACTGTAATGTGGTTGGAAAATTATTTATCCAACTTTAACAATACTGTAATTGTTGTTTCTCACGACCGTCACTTCCTCGATTCTGTTTGTACTGATATTGTTGATATCGACTTTGGAAAAATTAAAATGTTCTCGGGGAACTATACTTTCTGGTACGAATCAAGTCAGTTAGCTGCTCGTCAACAAGCTCAGCAAAACAAAAAAGCCGAAGAAAAGAAAAAAGAACTTCAGGAATTTATTGCTCGATTTAGTGCCAATGTTGCTAAATCTAAGCAAACCACATCCAGAAAGAAAATGATTGATAAGTTGAATATTGAAGATATTCAACCATCAACTCGTCGTTACCCAGGGATTATATTCCAACAGGAACGTGAAGCTGGCGATAAGATTTTCTCTTGCATGGGCTTAAGTAAAAGCGCCGATGGAGATCTTCTTTTTAAAGACGTAGAATTTACTATCGAAAAAGGCGAAAAAGTAATATTCCTTTCGAAGGATCCTCGAGCAATGACTTCATTGTTCGACATTATTTATGGCGAAGATAAAGCTGACAGTGGATCTTATGAATGGGGAGTTACCATTACACCTGCATATTTACCTCTTGATAACAGCAATTTCTTTCAGGAACCTATTACTCTTATCGATTGGTTAGCACAATATTCTAAGGATACAAGTGAAGTTTATCTTCGTGGATATTTAGGTAAAATGCTTTTCTCTGGTGAGGATATCTATAAAAAAGCTAACGTATTATCTGGAGGCGAAAAAGTTCGTTGTATGGTATCAAGAATGATGTTGAAAGATGCAAATCTTTTAATTCTAGATACTCCTACCAACCACTTAGATTTGGAATCTATACAGTCTTTCAACAACTCACTAATAAATTTTGGTGGTACTGTATTAATGTCGTCTCATGACCACGAGTTTATTCAAACAGTAAGTACTCGAATTATAGAATTAACTCCAAACGGTATTATCGATAAACTAATGGCTTACGACGAATACATTCACAGCGAAAAAATTAAAGAGCAACGTGAGAAAATGTATAAACTATAG
- a CDS encoding tetratricopeptide repeat protein yields the protein MRFITFLLLVFSYSTPAQNVKEVEYSLDTIPNINDKITFLNKWTGKNYRSKPNEAEYYALKTIKLAQESENFSGIGNAYIRIGSIYRRKAEYDTAIIIYNRAIENFTIASDSAGINLTYLNRGLVLRKVSKYDLALKDFYSVLNYYDRNYDASIKGDANNSIGLIYKELKKYDKALKYYKKAAELYLESNYISSLYAVNNNIAVVLSLQNKFKEALSYYHKNLNVLEKKPNNYKLAQTYHNIGNCFLVLKQYTLAIEYFQKSLSLKKSIGNKDLITTSLNSLANTYIRLQKYNKALAYSKNAYQFTLETSNIYFRKTSSKDLFKIYTHLQEPDSAMQYFMIYEQLKDSILNLESLSRISLIQTKYETHKKESQISFLKNKNKNNAMQRNGLIIILILIIAYAAFIVKSYYRNKKITRILSLQKSRIEWSAQILNQKNKALETANQTKNKLFQIISHDLRSPLATVSGISQLISIYIKQGKYDKLNNTSKDLKESVTRVLNLTDNLLSWSLNQSNRLPFNPLVLSANKLLIGISETYQSVAKHKNIYLEVSNNDKLSIYGDRSMLETVIRNLINNAIKFTPEGGVILIGAISRKNKTEVYVKDSGSGIPKNQQTKLFELNDGKSTFGTKGEKGNGLGLILCKDFIERHNGEIWVESKENIGSTFRFSIPCKMELSETKSEDSKKIESDKLESITN from the coding sequence ATGCGTTTTATTACTTTTTTACTTCTGGTATTTTCTTATAGTACCCCTGCCCAAAACGTTAAAGAAGTCGAATATTCCTTAGATACAATTCCAAATATAAACGACAAAATTACCTTTCTTAATAAATGGACTGGGAAAAATTACAGAAGCAAACCTAATGAAGCTGAATACTATGCTCTTAAAACGATAAAGCTAGCACAAGAATCGGAGAATTTCTCAGGTATTGGTAATGCATATATTCGCATTGGTTCTATTTATAGAAGAAAAGCTGAATATGATACTGCCATAATAATTTACAATCGTGCAATAGAAAACTTTACAATTGCATCCGATTCGGCAGGAATTAATCTAACCTACCTAAATCGTGGATTAGTTTTAAGAAAAGTATCCAAATATGATTTAGCCTTAAAAGATTTTTATTCGGTTCTTAATTATTATGATCGAAATTACGATGCGTCGATAAAAGGTGATGCAAACAACAGTATTGGCCTAATATATAAAGAATTAAAAAAATACGATAAAGCTTTAAAATACTATAAAAAAGCTGCCGAATTATATTTGGAATCAAATTATATTTCAAGTTTATATGCTGTAAACAACAATATCGCAGTTGTACTTAGTTTACAAAATAAATTCAAAGAAGCACTAAGTTACTACCATAAAAATCTTAATGTCTTAGAAAAAAAACCTAATAATTATAAATTAGCTCAAACCTACCATAATATTGGTAATTGTTTTCTTGTACTAAAACAATATACACTTGCTATCGAATACTTCCAAAAAAGCCTGAGTTTAAAAAAATCAATTGGTAACAAAGATTTAATCACAACAAGTCTAAATAGTTTGGCCAATACATACATAAGATTACAGAAGTATAACAAAGCTCTTGCATACAGCAAAAATGCCTATCAGTTTACTCTTGAAACAAGTAATATTTATTTCAGAAAAACAAGTAGTAAGGATCTCTTTAAAATATACACCCATCTGCAAGAACCCGATAGTGCAATGCAGTATTTTATGATATATGAACAACTAAAAGACAGTATTCTTAACCTGGAAAGTCTGAGCCGAATTTCGCTGATTCAAACAAAATATGAAACCCATAAAAAAGAATCTCAAATTTCCTTTTTAAAGAATAAAAATAAAAATAATGCAATGCAGCGCAATGGACTGATAATAATTTTAATTCTAATTATTGCTTATGCTGCTTTTATCGTTAAATCATATTATCGCAATAAAAAAATCACTCGCATACTTAGTTTACAAAAATCGAGAATTGAATGGTCGGCACAAATTCTCAATCAAAAAAACAAGGCTCTGGAAACTGCTAATCAAACTAAGAACAAATTGTTCCAGATTATTTCTCACGATTTACGTTCCCCATTGGCAACAGTATCAGGAATATCACAACTCATTTCAATTTACATAAAACAAGGCAAATACGATAAATTAAATAATACAAGTAAAGATTTAAAGGAAAGTGTTACCCGCGTTTTAAATCTTACCGACAACTTATTATCATGGTCTTTAAATCAGTCTAATCGTCTCCCCTTTAATCCGCTTGTTCTTTCGGCCAATAAATTGCTAATAGGAATATCTGAAACATATCAATCGGTTGCTAAGCATAAAAATATTTACCTAGAAGTTTCGAACAATGATAAGCTTTCTATTTACGGAGACAGATCAATGCTCGAAACTGTAATACGTAACTTAATTAATAATGCCATAAAATTTACGCCCGAAGGTGGAGTTATACTAATTGGAGCAATATCCCGAAAAAATAAAACAGAAGTTTACGTAAAAGATAGTGGAAGCGGAATTCCTAAAAACCAACAAACCAAACTGTTTGAATTAAACGATGGTAAATCTACATTTGGAACAAAAGGAGAAAAAGGCAATGGACTTGGTTTAATTTTATGTAAAGATTTTATTGAGCGGCACAACGGAGAAATTTGGGTTGAAAGTAAAGAAAACATTGGCTCTACTTTTAGATTTTCGATACCCTGTAAGATGGAATTAAGTGAAACTAAAAGCGAGGATTCTAAAAAAATAGAAAGCGACAAGTTAGAATCAATTACAAACTAA